The following proteins come from a genomic window of Paenibacillus sp. CAA11:
- the ffh gene encoding signal recognition particle protein → MAFEGLTSRLQSVFSKLRGKGKVSEDDVNEAMREVRLALLEADVNFKVVKEFIAKVKEKAVGSEVMESFTPGMVIIDIVNKELTQLMGGSQEKLAKSTRPPTVIMMAGLQGAGKTTTSAKLAKLLLKNNHRPMLVAGDIYRPAAIKQLQVLGEQIKVPVFALGEGISPVEIARQALEQAKENGNDYLIIDTAGRLHVDEALMEELRQIHETVKPDEVLLVVDAMTGQDAVNVAESFNNQLSLTGVVLTKLDGDTRGGAALSVKAVTGCPIKFAALGEKIDALEPFHPERMASRILGMGDMLSLIEKAQSNIDAEKAKEMERKMRNAEFTFDDFLEQMDQVKKLGPLDQIMDMIPGMGKVKQMKDLKVDEKQMGRVEAIVHSMTKDEKQNPDMINHSRRKRIAAGSGTNLADVNRLIKQFDEMRRMMKQFSDMMGGSKGGKAAKMLRGLQGKGGKGLKFPFR, encoded by the coding sequence ATGGCATTTGAAGGATTAACATCTAGGCTGCAGAGCGTATTCAGCAAGCTGCGCGGCAAGGGCAAGGTATCTGAGGATGATGTCAATGAGGCGATGCGCGAGGTGCGTCTGGCTTTGCTTGAAGCGGACGTTAACTTTAAAGTAGTCAAAGAGTTCATTGCAAAAGTCAAAGAGAAGGCTGTCGGCAGTGAAGTGATGGAAAGCTTTACGCCAGGCATGGTCATCATTGACATAGTAAACAAAGAACTGACTCAGCTTATGGGCGGCAGCCAGGAGAAGTTGGCCAAGAGCACTCGTCCGCCAACCGTAATTATGATGGCAGGTTTGCAGGGTGCTGGTAAAACTACAACCTCAGCCAAACTGGCCAAGTTGCTTCTTAAGAACAATCATCGGCCGATGCTGGTAGCAGGCGATATTTATCGTCCTGCGGCGATCAAGCAGCTGCAGGTGCTGGGTGAGCAGATCAAAGTTCCCGTATTCGCGCTTGGCGAAGGGATCAGCCCGGTAGAGATTGCTCGCCAGGCCCTGGAGCAGGCCAAGGAGAATGGCAACGACTACCTCATTATTGATACTGCGGGCCGTCTGCATGTCGATGAGGCGCTGATGGAAGAGCTGCGTCAGATTCATGAGACGGTCAAGCCGGACGAAGTACTGCTTGTAGTTGATGCTATGACAGGTCAAGATGCAGTTAATGTTGCGGAGAGCTTTAACAACCAGCTGTCCTTGACGGGGGTTGTGCTGACAAAGCTTGATGGTGATACGCGTGGTGGTGCGGCCCTTTCGGTTAAAGCGGTAACCGGCTGCCCGATCAAGTTTGCAGCCCTTGGTGAGAAGATTGATGCACTTGAGCCGTTCCACCCGGAACGGATGGCTTCCCGGATTCTAGGGATGGGGGACATGCTCTCTCTGATTGAGAAAGCACAGTCTAACATTGATGCCGAGAAAGCAAAGGAAATGGAGCGCAAAATGCGTAACGCCGAATTCACATTCGACGATTTCCTGGAGCAAATGGATCAAGTCAAGAAGCTGGGGCCACTGGACCAGATCATGGATATGATTCCTGGCATGGGCAAAGTGAAGCAAATGAAGGATCTCAAGGTTGATGAGAAGCAAATGGGTCGTGTGGAAGCTATCGTTCATTCAATGACGAAGGATGAGAAGCAAAATCCTGATATGATTAACCACAGCCGCCGCAAACGGATTGCCGCTGGCAGCGGTACAAACCTTGCGGATGTCAACCGGCTCATTAAGCAGTTTGATGAAATGCGCCGTATGATGAAGCAGTTCTCTGATATGATGGGCGGATCCAAAGGCGGTAAAGCGGCAAAGATGCTCCGCGGTCTTCAAGGCAAGGGCGGCAAAGGCTTGAAATTTCCTTTCCGCTAA
- the trmD gene encoding tRNA (guanosine(37)-N1)-methyltransferase TrmD, with amino-acid sequence MRVDVLTLFPEMFSGVFGSSILGKAQDKGIVSLNAINFRDYSESKHGTVDDTPYGGGGGMVLKPEPIFRAVEDVLGLSSQAGVPDPSAVGRPPRIILMCPQGETFTQSKAEELSAEEHLIFICGHYEGYDERIREHLVTDELSVGDYVLTGGELPAMVVIDSVVRLLPGVLGNETSAVTDSFSTGLLEYPHYTRPVEFRGWKVPDILLSGHHANVADWRRKEALRRTWQRRPDLLQHIELSAKDKKWLDEIRAEETAGK; translated from the coding sequence ATGCGTGTAGATGTACTGACTCTTTTCCCTGAAATGTTCTCGGGTGTATTCGGCTCAAGCATTCTAGGAAAAGCACAGGATAAAGGCATTGTTTCGTTAAACGCGATCAACTTTCGCGATTATTCGGAGAGCAAACACGGCACTGTGGATGATACACCCTATGGTGGTGGTGGAGGAATGGTATTGAAGCCTGAACCGATCTTCCGAGCGGTTGAGGATGTACTGGGGCTTTCTTCACAAGCTGGAGTTCCAGATCCGAGTGCGGTCGGCCGGCCTCCACGGATCATTCTGATGTGTCCGCAGGGCGAGACCTTTACTCAGTCTAAGGCGGAAGAATTGTCCGCAGAGGAGCATCTCATCTTTATTTGCGGCCACTATGAAGGATATGACGAGCGGATACGTGAGCATTTGGTTACGGACGAGCTGTCTGTTGGAGATTATGTCTTAACTGGGGGCGAGCTTCCTGCTATGGTCGTAATCGATAGTGTGGTTAGGCTTCTTCCGGGTGTTCTTGGCAATGAGACAAGCGCTGTAACGGACTCCTTCAGTACTGGATTGCTGGAGTATCCGCACTATACTCGCCCTGTAGAATTTAGAGGTTGGAAGGTGCCTGATATTCTGCTAAGTGGTCACCATGCCAACGTTGCCGATTGGCGGAGGAAGGAAGCGCTGAGAAGAACTTGGCAGCGTCGTCCTGATCTTTTACAGCATATAGAGCTTTCTGCTAAGGACAAGAAGTGGCTAGATGAAATTCGGGCTGAAGAGACAGCGGGCAAATAA
- the trhA gene encoding PAQR family membrane homeostasis protein TrhA encodes MANTYTYSRKEEVANAITHGIGALLSVAALVLLIVFASTKGTGWHLGSYIVYGITMLMLYSCSTMVHSLREGKVKDLFEFFDHSSIYLYIAGSYTPFLLVATRGTLGWTLFGIVWGIAVFGVVFKAFFVKKFLFMSTIFYIGMGWLIMMIWPQLLATVPAGGINLLVAGGVLYTLGTVFYVWRGFPYHHAIWHLFVLAGSVLHFFAILLYLLPIR; translated from the coding sequence ATGGCGAATACGTACACATACTCCCGTAAGGAGGAGGTGGCTAACGCCATCACCCACGGGATTGGAGCTTTGCTTAGCGTGGCTGCTCTCGTGCTGCTAATTGTTTTTGCGAGTACGAAGGGAACCGGCTGGCATCTTGGAAGCTACATTGTCTATGGGATTACTATGCTGATGTTGTATTCCTGTTCAACCATGGTTCACAGTCTCCGTGAGGGAAAGGTAAAGGATCTGTTTGAGTTTTTTGATCACTCTTCGATCTATCTGTATATTGCCGGAAGTTACACACCGTTCTTGCTCGTAGCCACTCGCGGGACACTTGGCTGGACTTTGTTCGGCATTGTATGGGGAATTGCGGTGTTTGGGGTTGTATTTAAAGCATTCTTCGTGAAGAAATTCCTGTTCATGTCCACGATTTTCTACATTGGCATGGGCTGGCTGATCATGATGATTTGGCCTCAGCTCTTAGCGACTGTTCCTGCAGGAGGGATCAACCTGCTCGTTGCCGGGGGGGTTCTGTATACGCTAGGGACCGTGTTCTATGTATGGCGGGGCTTCCCTTACCATCATGCCATCTGGCATTTGTTCGTGCTTGCCGGAAGTGTGCTGCATTTCTTCGCCATTTTGCTGTATCTGCTTCCAATCCGCTAA
- the rimM gene encoding ribosome maturation factor RimM (Essential for efficient processing of 16S rRNA), whose translation MSESLLTVGKLVNTHGIRGEVKVLLSTDFPEVRFSPKSELMIIDPESGKQIKVTVEASRPYKQTYIVKFKEYGNINDIERYKGWDIKVPKDQSVELPENEYYFHEIIGCQVVTDEGETLGTIKEILRPGANDVWVVKLATGKDLLLPVIDDVVLDVNVKDKLVKVHLLEGLL comes from the coding sequence ATGTCGGAATCATTACTGACTGTGGGAAAGCTTGTTAATACACACGGTATTCGTGGCGAGGTAAAGGTACTGCTTAGCACAGACTTTCCGGAGGTCCGTTTCTCACCGAAGAGTGAGCTGATGATCATTGATCCTGAATCAGGAAAGCAGATCAAGGTAACCGTGGAGGCATCTCGTCCATATAAACAGACCTATATCGTCAAATTTAAGGAATATGGCAATATTAATGATATCGAGCGCTACAAGGGGTGGGATATTAAGGTACCCAAAGACCAGTCTGTAGAGCTTCCGGAGAACGAGTATTATTTTCATGAAATTATCGGGTGCCAGGTGGTTACTGATGAAGGAGAGACATTGGGCACGATAAAGGAAATTCTGCGTCCTGGCGCTAATGATGTTTGGGTCGTGAAGCTTGCTACCGGCAAGGATTTGCTGCTGCCTGTCATTGACGATGTAGTGCTTGATGTTAACGTAAAGGACAAGCTGGTCAAGGTTCATCTCTTGGAAGGACTGCTGTAA
- a CDS encoding stalk domain-containing protein has protein sequence MKKIIISLATCALLGTASVAAAAPSTIQATISKFKIIVNGQIKSNSSNVILYKGTTYVPIREAANLFDYKTAYYGAAQAIEFRSNHKQDKWVTLSELQSLNSVSIVQKADGSKGAYDIKSNGSILFSVYSDQLNDGDSTIVYISNNKPIHVKKTLGAVVLNGQDLLNAGFKIY, from the coding sequence ATGAAAAAAATAATTATTTCACTGGCTACATGTGCTTTACTGGGAACAGCATCTGTTGCTGCAGCAGCTCCAAGTACGATCCAAGCAACGATCTCTAAGTTTAAAATCATCGTGAATGGTCAAATTAAAAGTAATTCATCAAATGTAATTCTTTATAAAGGTACAACCTATGTGCCTATTCGCGAAGCGGCTAATCTTTTCGATTACAAAACCGCATACTATGGTGCAGCCCAGGCTATTGAATTTAGATCAAACCACAAACAAGACAAATGGGTAACATTATCTGAACTCCAATCCTTAAATTCTGTTTCCATAGTGCAAAAAGCTGATGGGTCTAAGGGAGCTTATGACATTAAAAGTAATGGCTCTATACTATTCTCCGTCTATAGCGATCAATTAAATGATGGAGATAGCACGATTGTTTATATTTCCAACAATAAACCGATTCACGTCAAAAAAACTTTAGGTGCCGTTGTTTTGAATGGCCAAGATCTGCTTAATGCTGGTTTTAAAATTTATTAA
- the ftsY gene encoding signal recognition particle-docking protein FtsY, with protein sequence MSFFKKLKESIAAKTESVTKQFKDGLEKSRKGFVEKVADLITRRKKIDEEFFEELEEILIGADVGVNTVIKLIDDLRVEVKKRKIEDAAELQPILSEKLVGLLKGDQDNSLRMNPDGITVILFVGVNGVGKTTTIGKLAHHFKQQGKKVLMAAGDTFRAGAIEQLEVWGQRVGVEVIKQQAGSDPAAVMFDAVQAAKQRGADILLCDTAGRLQNKSNLMEELNKIYRVIQREIPGAPHEVLMVLDATTGQNALSQAKLFGEKSGVTGLVLTKLDGTAKGGIVVAIRQELSLPVKLVGLGEKMEDLQKFDSEQFVHGLFAGLIAEEDSKENTVQ encoded by the coding sequence ATGAGTTTCTTCAAGAAACTGAAGGAGAGCATCGCGGCCAAGACGGAGTCGGTAACCAAGCAGTTTAAGGACGGACTAGAGAAGAGCCGAAAGGGATTTGTTGAGAAGGTTGCCGACTTGATCACACGGCGCAAAAAGATTGATGAGGAGTTCTTCGAAGAGCTTGAAGAAATCCTCATTGGTGCTGACGTTGGGGTAAACACGGTTATTAAATTAATTGACGATCTTCGCGTGGAAGTGAAGAAGCGGAAGATTGAGGACGCTGCTGAGCTACAGCCTATTTTGTCAGAGAAGCTTGTCGGGCTGCTCAAGGGAGATCAAGATAACTCTCTGCGTATGAATCCTGATGGAATCACAGTTATTCTGTTTGTTGGGGTTAATGGAGTAGGCAAGACGACAACGATTGGCAAGCTTGCCCATCATTTCAAGCAGCAGGGCAAGAAAGTGCTTATGGCAGCTGGTGACACGTTCCGCGCAGGTGCGATTGAGCAGCTGGAAGTGTGGGGGCAGCGCGTAGGGGTTGAGGTAATTAAGCAGCAGGCGGGCTCAGACCCGGCCGCAGTGATGTTCGATGCTGTTCAGGCCGCAAAACAGCGCGGCGCCGATATTTTGCTCTGTGATACCGCAGGAAGACTGCAGAACAAGAGCAACCTGATGGAGGAGCTCAACAAGATTTATCGCGTCATCCAGCGGGAAATTCCAGGCGCTCCTCATGAGGTGCTGATGGTGCTGGACGCAACTACAGGACAAAATGCACTCAGTCAGGCGAAGTTGTTTGGGGAGAAGAGCGGTGTTACCGGACTTGTGCTGACCAAGCTTGACGGTACCGCGAAGGGCGGGATTGTCGTAGCCATCAGGCAAGAGCTTAGTCTGCCTGTGAAGCTGGTCGGACTAGGTGAGAAGATGGAGGATTTACAGAAATTTGACTCCGAACAGTTTGTACATGGATTGTTCGCAGGGTTGATTGCAGAAGAAGACAGCAAGGAAAACACAGTTCAATAA
- a CDS encoding putative DNA-binding protein, with translation MSQENRLEKTNRINLLFDFYELLLTEKQQTFLKYYFHDDFSLGEIASEFEISRQAVYEHIKRAEQMLELYEEKLGLLEKQQRRNELIGKLGYLIEANIIDPKPKKEVKELVSELEEL, from the coding sequence TTGAGTCAAGAGAATCGGCTTGAGAAGACAAACCGGATCAACCTGTTGTTTGACTTCTATGAATTGCTGCTGACAGAGAAGCAGCAGACGTTCCTTAAATATTATTTTCATGATGATTTCTCGCTAGGCGAGATTGCTTCGGAATTTGAAATTAGCCGCCAGGCGGTATATGAACATATTAAGCGTGCAGAGCAGATGCTTGAACTGTACGAAGAAAAGCTGGGTTTGTTGGAGAAGCAGCAGCGCCGCAATGAACTGATCGGTAAGCTGGGCTACTTGATTGAAGCTAACATAATAGACCCGAAGCCTAAGAAGGAAGTTAAAGAGCTCGTGAGTGAGCTTGAAGAATTATAA
- the rnc gene encoding ribonuclease III, with the protein MSGDLKQLQHKLQIQFHDRQLLKQAFTHASYVNEHRFSQHSDNERLEFLGDAVLELTVSEYLYRLFPDRPEGELTKLRASIVCEPSLVKFAEGLDFGQYVLLGKGEELTGGRTRPALLADVFESFIGALYLDQGLDQVIEFLNRNIFPQLVLNGKMQITDYKTELQELTQHHNLGVLEYRIVEERGPAHEREFVSEVYMEGRRLGRGAGRSKKEAEQQAAAVALEELRAAE; encoded by the coding sequence TTGAGTGGAGATCTGAAGCAGTTACAGCACAAACTTCAAATTCAATTTCATGACCGGCAGTTGTTAAAGCAAGCTTTCACCCACGCTTCTTATGTGAATGAGCATCGCTTCAGTCAGCACTCTGATAACGAGCGTCTGGAGTTCCTAGGAGATGCGGTGCTGGAGCTTACGGTTTCGGAATATTTGTATCGCCTATTTCCCGATCGGCCAGAAGGTGAGCTGACCAAGCTTCGGGCTTCTATCGTCTGTGAGCCTTCGCTGGTAAAATTTGCCGAAGGTCTTGATTTTGGGCAATATGTGCTTCTGGGTAAAGGGGAAGAACTGACTGGAGGACGGACCCGTCCAGCGTTGCTGGCGGATGTGTTTGAATCTTTTATTGGTGCTCTCTATCTGGACCAGGGCCTTGATCAGGTGATTGAATTCTTAAATCGTAATATATTCCCACAGCTCGTCTTGAACGGCAAAATGCAGATCACGGATTATAAGACTGAACTGCAGGAGCTGACGCAGCATCACAATTTAGGGGTGCTGGAATATCGAATTGTGGAAGAACGTGGACCGGCGCATGAACGTGAGTTCGTGTCCGAAGTATATATGGAAGGCCGCAGGCTAGGCAGGGGCGCCGGGCGCTCTAAGAAGGAAGCAGAGCAGCAGGCTGCTGCAGTAGCACTTGAGGAGCTTCGGGCAGCAGAATAA
- the rpsP gene encoding 30S ribosomal protein S16: protein MAVRIRLKRMGAHKAPFYRVVVSNSRSPRDGRFIEEIGYYNPVAEPAVVKIDEEKALKWLQDGAQASDTVRNLLSKAGVLKKFHELKQQK from the coding sequence ATGGCAGTTCGTATTCGTCTGAAACGTATGGGTGCTCACAAAGCTCCTTTCTACCGTGTGGTTGTTTCGAATTCTCGTTCCCCACGTGACGGTCGTTTTATCGAGGAAATCGGTTACTACAATCCGGTCGCTGAGCCGGCAGTAGTTAAGATTGATGAAGAGAAAGCTCTTAAATGGCTTCAAGACGGTGCTCAAGCTTCTGACACTGTTCGCAACCTGCTCAGCAAAGCTGGCGTGTTGAAGAAGTTCCACGAGCTTAAGCAGCAGAAATAA
- a CDS encoding YkvA family protein: MKTFDLKKAKYDPKQEEQVRRSFFKKLKRAAGKIPFTKDIVALYYCATDPKTPLYVKGIALAALAYFISPLDAIPDVIAGLGFTDDAAAIVTVMKVVGSHITDEHRDKASAFLSGETASKSKM, translated from the coding sequence ATGAAGACATTTGATCTGAAGAAAGCGAAATATGATCCGAAACAGGAAGAGCAGGTACGTCGGAGTTTTTTCAAAAAGTTGAAGCGAGCAGCCGGGAAAATTCCGTTCACCAAAGATATTGTAGCACTATATTACTGCGCAACTGATCCGAAAACCCCGCTGTATGTTAAAGGTATTGCACTTGCGGCTCTGGCTTATTTCATCAGTCCGCTGGATGCAATCCCTGATGTTATTGCAGGACTTGGGTTTACAGACGATGCGGCTGCGATTGTTACGGTGATGAAGGTGGTAGGCAGTCATATTACCGATGAGCATCGCGATAAAGCGAGTGCTTTCCTAAGTGGTGAAACGGCATCTAAATCAAAAATGTAG
- a CDS encoding KH domain-containing protein, whose product MEQLVGVIAKALVDHPDDVRVNVVEKEHLVVYELTVHPEDVGKVIGKQGRIAKALRTVVTSAAVKMDKRVTVDIIS is encoded by the coding sequence ATGGAACAATTAGTCGGCGTTATTGCGAAGGCTTTAGTTGATCATCCGGACGATGTCCGTGTGAACGTCGTGGAGAAGGAACATCTTGTCGTTTATGAGCTTACCGTACATCCCGAGGATGTGGGGAAGGTGATCGGCAAGCAGGGCCGGATTGCCAAGGCGCTTCGCACGGTAGTTACATCGGCAGCTGTTAAGATGGATAAGCGGGTAACCGTGGACATCATATCTTAA
- the smc gene encoding chromosome segregation protein SMC, with product MFLKRIELAGFKSFADKTEMEFVRGITAVVGPNGSGKSNISDGIRWVLGEQSAKSLRGGKMEDIIFAGSDARKAVNYGEVSLTLDNTDHALSLDFSEVTVTRRVHRSGDSEYYINKQSCRLKDITELFMDTGIGKEAYSIIGQGRIEEILSTRSEDRRGIFEEASGIVKYKTRKRDARKKLDDTEQNLLRIHDLVSELEDQIGPLKEQSEKALHYKELREQLKVKEISLYVFQIERIHESWSEANQKLDKLKEEQLALSTIVSAHDAKLEKERVALKDVEEELERLQRNLLEYSENFEKSEGQKEVLKERFKNLEQNRLQLQQSIEANEEVYHRRSQELDAAKEKYEAARKLLVELRQELSAEEAKLAGVTGGISSAQEERLKGSLLEVMNDMAQARNDIRSADQQKEAIEKRMAKAEEDGTKWNEAQAKLSSSRAELEKSLKRLAKEISDLRSSYISESEKVHSLQKLAEEGREGIRKWEQKREALVSRRDTMKEMQDDYDGFAHGVKEVLKASRKSVLQGVHGAVAELISVPQKLEIAVETALGAAMQHIVMENEAVSRQAISFLKQRQLGRATFLPLDVIRPRQISAMDKRNMEEAEGFIGIGAELVGYDARYSDIVGSLLGNVVFADTLEHANKMAARGQYRFRVVTLEGDVVNAGGSMTGGSQHRKNSNLLGRGRQLEQLDTDIRQSEEMIAKLKESLTDIQAQIRKAEEQLEQLRELGDRKRSEEQGIAGDMKQLDHEYRHVTEQFELYGQEKDHYLQEIEEQKQLRAVAEEKLVKLQDEEQTIHQAIQAAEFARKASESAKEELQSQLTDLKIREGKLDQETLSLQEQLDRLQEECTSRGKELEQSRRILASIEADLKNNERESVRQTEDLNSYKLKKSQASEQLELKRAARISLSRILEEGENETKEQRAALRAVEEQLRQTEIQANRLDVELDNILKKLSEDYELSYEMAKLRYSVPEDATMVQDEVKELKKRISALGEVNLGAIEEYERVSERYEFLSEQKNDLVEAKATLYQVIKEMDDEMSKRFKSTFDAIRREFVIVFSKLFGGGRADLVLLDPENLLETGIDIVAQPPGKKLQNLQLLSGGERALTAMALLFAILQVKPVPFCVLDEVEAALDEANVVRFAQYLREFSEQTQFIVVTHRKGTMEEADVLYGVTMEEGGVSKLVSVKLEDEEAEIA from the coding sequence ATGTTTTTGAAGAGGATCGAATTGGCGGGCTTTAAATCATTCGCTGACAAAACCGAGATGGAGTTTGTCCGCGGAATTACGGCAGTAGTTGGCCCTAACGGCAGTGGAAAAAGTAATATCTCTGATGGGATTCGCTGGGTGCTAGGTGAGCAAAGTGCGAAATCTTTGCGCGGCGGGAAGATGGAAGATATTATTTTTGCCGGGAGTGACGCGCGCAAGGCCGTGAATTATGGTGAAGTATCATTAACGCTCGATAATACGGATCACGCGCTCTCCCTGGACTTTAGCGAGGTGACAGTCACTCGCCGGGTTCATCGCAGCGGGGACAGTGAGTATTATATTAATAAGCAATCCTGCCGTCTCAAGGACATTACAGAGCTGTTCATGGACACCGGTATCGGAAAAGAGGCTTATTCGATCATTGGTCAGGGCCGCATAGAAGAGATATTAAGCACGCGGTCGGAAGATCGGCGGGGAATTTTTGAAGAAGCTTCCGGTATCGTCAAATATAAAACCCGTAAGCGGGATGCTAGGAAAAAGCTGGACGATACGGAGCAAAATCTGCTTCGCATTCATGATCTGGTCAGTGAGCTAGAGGATCAAATCGGACCTCTTAAGGAGCAGTCTGAGAAGGCACTGCATTATAAGGAGCTGCGCGAGCAGCTAAAGGTCAAGGAGATCTCCCTATATGTGTTCCAGATTGAGCGTATCCATGAATCGTGGAGTGAAGCGAATCAGAAGCTGGACAAGCTGAAGGAAGAACAGCTGGCCTTGTCCACTATTGTTTCTGCCCACGATGCCAAGCTGGAGAAAGAAAGAGTGGCACTCAAAGATGTTGAAGAAGAGCTGGAACGGCTTCAACGTAATCTTCTGGAATACAGTGAGAATTTTGAGAAGAGCGAGGGACAGAAGGAAGTTCTGAAGGAGCGCTTCAAGAACCTTGAGCAGAATCGGCTTCAGCTTCAGCAATCGATAGAAGCGAACGAGGAGGTATATCACCGCCGCTCCCAAGAACTTGATGCAGCCAAGGAGAAGTATGAAGCTGCACGGAAGCTGCTGGTTGAGCTGCGTCAGGAGCTGTCAGCAGAGGAAGCCAAGCTGGCAGGGGTAACGGGTGGAATTAGCAGTGCACAGGAAGAGAGGCTTAAAGGCAGCCTCTTAGAGGTCATGAATGACATGGCACAGGCGCGCAATGATATTCGCAGCGCGGATCAGCAGAAGGAGGCCATCGAGAAGCGGATGGCTAAAGCCGAGGAAGACGGCACCAAATGGAATGAAGCTCAGGCGAAACTCTCTTCAAGCCGGGCAGAGCTGGAGAAATCACTCAAACGCTTGGCGAAGGAAATTTCGGATCTTCGCAGTAGCTATATTTCTGAAAGCGAGAAGGTCCACTCTTTGCAAAAGTTGGCCGAGGAGGGCCGTGAAGGGATCCGCAAATGGGAACAAAAACGCGAGGCATTAGTCTCACGCAGGGATACTATGAAGGAAATGCAGGATGATTATGATGGTTTTGCGCACGGGGTTAAAGAAGTGCTCAAGGCCTCCCGCAAATCAGTTCTGCAAGGAGTGCATGGTGCAGTAGCGGAGCTGATCTCAGTACCTCAGAAGCTGGAAATTGCTGTGGAGACCGCGCTCGGGGCTGCGATGCAGCATATTGTTATGGAGAACGAGGCGGTGTCCCGCCAGGCGATTTCCTTTCTAAAACAGCGTCAGCTCGGCCGCGCAACCTTTCTTCCGCTCGATGTTATTCGTCCCCGCCAGATTTCCGCTATGGACAAGCGGAATATGGAAGAGGCGGAGGGCTTCATTGGCATCGGAGCTGAGCTGGTGGGCTATGATGCCAGGTACAGCGACATTGTGGGGAGCTTGCTCGGGAATGTCGTATTTGCGGATACGCTTGAGCATGCCAATAAGATGGCAGCAAGAGGACAGTATCGATTCAGGGTTGTTACGCTGGAAGGCGATGTAGTTAATGCCGGGGGCTCCATGACGGGAGGCAGCCAGCATCGTAAGAACAGCAATCTGCTGGGCCGCGGACGCCAGCTGGAACAGCTGGATACAGATATCCGTCAAAGTGAAGAAATGATTGCGAAGCTTAAAGAAAGTCTGACGGACATTCAGGCCCAGATTCGCAAAGCTGAAGAGCAGCTTGAGCAGCTGCGCGAGCTTGGCGACCGTAAACGCAGTGAAGAGCAGGGAATCGCAGGCGATATGAAGCAGCTGGATCATGAATATCGCCATGTCACCGAGCAATTTGAGCTGTATGGTCAAGAAAAGGATCACTATCTGCAAGAGATCGAAGAGCAAAAGCAGCTGCGTGCAGTTGCAGAAGAGAAGCTGGTGAAGCTGCAGGACGAGGAGCAGACCATTCACCAAGCGATTCAGGCCGCCGAGTTTGCGCGTAAGGCCAGTGAGTCGGCGAAGGAGGAGCTGCAGTCCCAGCTGACCGATCTGAAGATCCGCGAAGGTAAGCTGGATCAAGAGACGCTGTCTTTGCAGGAACAGCTTGATCGGCTGCAGGAAGAATGTACAAGCCGCGGCAAGGAGCTGGAGCAAAGCCGCAGGATTCTGGCTTCCATTGAAGCGGATCTGAAGAATAACGAACGAGAAAGCGTCCGGCAGACCGAGGACTTGAATTCCTATAAGCTGAAGAAAAGCCAGGCCAGTGAACAGCTGGAGCTCAAGCGTGCGGCTCGTATTTCACTCTCCCGTATTCTGGAGGAAGGCGAGAACGAGACGAAGGAGCAGCGTGCGGCACTTCGCGCTGTGGAAGAACAGCTGCGCCAGACCGAGATCCAGGCTAACAGACTGGATGTAGAGCTAGATAATATTCTGAAAAAGCTGAGTGAGGATTATGAGCTCAGCTATGAGATGGCAAAGCTTCGCTATTCGGTTCCAGAGGATGCAACCATGGTTCAGGATGAGGTCAAAGAGCTCAAAAAACGCATTTCGGCGCTTGGTGAAGTGAACCTGGGTGCAATTGAAGAATATGAACGGGTGTCTGAACGCTATGAGTTTCTGAGCGAACAGAAGAACGACCTGGTTGAAGCCAAAGCTACCTTATATCAGGTAATCAAGGAAATGGATGATGAAATGTCGAAGCGCTTCAAGTCTACCTTTGATGCAATTCGCCGTGAATTTGTTATCGTGTTCTCCAAACTGTTTGGCGGAGGAAGAGCAGATTTGGTGCTGCTAGACCCGGAAAATTTATTGGAAACCGGAATTGATATTGTTGCACAGCCGCCAGGGAAGAAGCTGCAGAATTTGCAGCTGCTCTCCGGAGGCGAGCGTGCGCTTACTGCCATGGCGCTGCTGTTTGCCATTTTGCAGGTGAAGCCGGTTCCGTTCTGCGTGCTCGACGAGGTGGAGGCCGCGCTGGATGAAGCGAACGTGGTCCGCTTCGCACAATATTTACGCGAGTTTTCCGAACAGACGCAATTTATCGTCGTGACCCATCGCAAAGGAACGATGGAAGAAGCCGACGTCCTCTATGGAGTAACTATGGAAGAAGGCGGCGTTTCCAAGCTCGTCTCCGTGAAGCTGGAGGACGAAGAGGCGGAAATTGCTTAA